The proteins below are encoded in one region of Williamsoniiplasma luminosum:
- a CDS encoding glucose PTS transporter subunit IIA yields the protein MEKIIIYSPVDGEIKPIEKISDPVFAEKMLGDGFYIEPKNKKMFSPFVKGEIVNIFDTKHAIHIKADQGPTILMHLGLDTINLAGQPFDVKVNTGQEVNLKTELVDVDWTAIKKHKLATSTPIVIDPNDNPGWTIENVKYGLVKQGEPIATLSYTQPIIKKEVYKAKPINLKEALKNGIRFSNRYEELARNIYDLVGGKTNYTRYYNCATRLRFNIKDEKLVNVNKIKKIDVVKGTSWNKGEFQVIIGGEVEKVKDGLDNYLMHLQEEPGFVLKNQKGHKEKQNFGKSIINLVRGIVLPSIPITIGVGILNALAAVLQQAGAIQNVSPSAHFGSYTLATQLVYLIAGGATLFMGIFFTYNGVKYFGGNPLLGLTMGLIFTAPVIFKGNLSYDPLTGGMSATPWSLPILTSKIDGLDFVWMKIGPSPGSLLTSSVIAYITVRAEKFAKRTFPDWSLTLSVSTFTIFIASVTAFFVVGPIMSVVEGIIAYIFSWVNKIPFGLSVAVFAFFWEILVIWGAQFALWAVLTQPMLNDPDPYIQGLKTIDIIVGGTTAVFGQVAAAMGFLFTTKNATIRQILYAGIPIGLFGIPEPEIFGINLPRVKPFFFGCAGAAIAGWVAALMGAKFYAGVNTGMGGVLSLLAANGPNGDTKSLIATLVGFILSFAIPILLTVFFCKERPSEKVGVYQATKSLNRFLINKNVTMDANLQQEVDDLKTFYNNKEVTKKIKLFENHMAKIQTLENKINILETKNLERKETLAKRFAKVQAKLEEQKNVDQIMKKLDQIVNKINTPKYDAKIAELEKMLQQARDNNAPIEAEVERLTQDNILKVKKIGDKVHKLTNSELTEKISNKYYNAINSVYINYGFTSKKDVKFSKLEKQELKATNTK from the coding sequence ATGGAAAAAATTATCATTTACTCTCCAGTTGATGGAGAGATTAAACCGATAGAAAAAATATCTGATCCAGTTTTTGCTGAAAAAATGCTCGGTGATGGTTTTTATATTGAACCTAAAAATAAAAAAATGTTCAGCCCATTTGTTAAGGGTGAAATTGTCAATATTTTTGACACCAAACATGCAATTCATATAAAAGCTGATCAAGGCCCCACAATTTTAATGCATTTAGGATTAGACACAATTAATTTAGCAGGCCAGCCTTTTGATGTGAAGGTTAACACGGGTCAAGAAGTTAATTTAAAAACTGAATTAGTTGATGTTGATTGAACTGCAATTAAAAAACATAAATTAGCAACTTCTACTCCGATAGTTATTGACCCTAATGACAATCCGGGTTGAACAATTGAAAATGTCAAATATGGATTAGTAAAACAAGGCGAACCAATTGCAACTCTATCCTATACGCAACCAATTATCAAAAAAGAAGTTTATAAAGCCAAACCTATCAATCTTAAAGAAGCATTGAAAAATGGAATCAGGTTTAGTAATCGATATGAAGAACTAGCGAGAAATATTTATGATCTCGTTGGTGGAAAAACTAATTATACTAGATATTATAATTGTGCAACTCGTTTAAGATTCAATATTAAAGATGAAAAACTAGTAAACGTAAATAAAATAAAAAAAATAGATGTTGTAAAAGGCACTAGTTGAAACAAAGGTGAATTCCAAGTCATAATTGGTGGTGAAGTTGAAAAAGTTAAAGATGGTTTAGACAACTATCTAATGCATTTACAAGAAGAGCCAGGTTTTGTTTTAAAAAACCAAAAAGGTCATAAAGAAAAGCAAAATTTTGGTAAGTCGATTATAAATTTAGTTAGAGGTATTGTATTGCCATCAATTCCTATAACGATTGGGGTTGGTATATTAAATGCTCTTGCGGCTGTTTTGCAACAAGCTGGAGCAATTCAAAATGTTTCTCCAAGTGCTCATTTTGGTTCATACACTTTGGCAACACAACTTGTATATCTAATTGCGGGTGGTGCCACACTATTTATGGGAATATTTTTTACGTATAATGGTGTGAAATATTTTGGTGGTAATCCTTTACTTGGGCTTACTATGGGACTAATTTTCACAGCCCCAGTTATATTTAAAGGCAATTTATCTTATGATCCATTAACTGGTGGTATGTCAGCAACTCCTTGAAGTTTACCTATATTAACTTCGAAGATTGATGGCCTTGATTTTGTATGAATGAAAATAGGACCATCACCAGGTTCGCTTCTTACATCTTCTGTCATCGCTTATATAACTGTTCGAGCAGAAAAATTTGCTAAAAGAACATTTCCAGATTGAAGTTTAACTTTGTCAGTTTCTACATTTACTATTTTTATAGCATCAGTTACCGCATTCTTTGTAGTTGGTCCAATTATGTCAGTTGTTGAAGGTATAATAGCATATATATTTTCTTGGGTTAATAAGATTCCTTTCGGACTTTCGGTTGCTGTGTTTGCCTTTTTTTGAGAGATTCTAGTTATTTGAGGGGCACAATTCGCATTGTGAGCTGTTCTTACTCAACCAATGTTAAATGATCCTGATCCTTATATTCAAGGATTAAAAACAATTGATATAATTGTTGGTGGTACAACAGCGGTTTTTGGTCAAGTTGCAGCAGCTATGGGGTTTCTATTCACTACTAAAAATGCAACAATTAGACAAATACTTTATGCAGGTATTCCTATCGGGTTATTTGGAATTCCAGAACCAGAAATTTTTGGAATTAATTTACCAAGAGTTAAACCGTTTTTCTTTGGTTGTGCAGGTGCTGCCATCGCCGGATGGGTTGCTGCTTTAATGGGGGCAAAATTTTATGCCGGTGTTAATACTGGAATGGGAGGAGTTTTGTCACTATTAGCCGCTAATGGTCCGAACGGAGACACTAAATCCTTAATAGCGACCTTGGTTGGATTTATTCTATCATTCGCTATTCCAATATTATTAACTGTCTTCTTTTGTAAAGAAAGACCTAGTGAAAAAGTTGGTGTTTATCAAGCAACTAAATCCTTAAATCGTTTCTTAATAAATAAAAATGTTACTATGGATGCTAACTTACAACAAGAAGTTGATGATTTAAAAACTTTCTACAACAATAAAGAAGTAACAAAAAAAATTAAACTTTTTGAAAATCACATGGCTAAAATCCAAACTTTAGAAAATAAAATTAATATTTTAGAAACTAAAAATTTAGAGCGTAAAGAAACTTTAGCAAAACGTTTTGCTAAAGTTCAAGCAAAATTAGAAGAACAAAAAAACGTTGATCAAATTATGAAAAAATTAGATCAAATTGTAAATAAAATTAACACACCAAAATATGATGCTAAAATTGCCGAGTTAGAAAAAATGTTACAACAAGCACGTGATAATAATGCCCCAATTGAGGCAGAAGTTGAAAGATTAACTCAAGACAACATTTTAAAAGTTAAAAAAATTGGTGATAAAGTACACAAATTAACAAATTCTGAACTAACAGAAAAAATTTCTAATAAATACTATAATGCGATTAATTCGGTTTATATTAATTATGGATTTACTTCTAAAAAAGATGTGAAATTTTCAAAATTAGAAAAACAAGAACTAAAAGCAACAAATACTAAATAA
- a CDS encoding glycoside hydrolase family 1 protein: MKFIKKDFLWGGATAAVQFEGEYDKDGKSCSILEMMPYMKLEQREVMSLNHSTLSKKNLEKSFENKEGLHYPKRIGSNHYNRYKEDIDLLAEAKMDIYRMSISWGRIYPNGDEAKPNEKGLEFYRNVLTYCKQKGLKVMATLSHYDTPYTIAQKHGGWMNKEVIDMFMKYAKTMFTEFGDLVDYWLPFNEINMAIIFPMISATFPEDYPNVSFDQLRFQTLHNQLVAQAKVVQLGHEMLKKKNMGCMIANMTTYPIDCNPVNVIEWQKFDQQARYFLFDMVAKGEYPTYMIKMFEKLKVKLHTTEEEMNILKNNTVDFLTFSYYMTGVVGETTANKVGGNLLSMGKNPFLKANEWGWQIDPQGLRYTLNDLWDRYHLPLFISENGIGWDEKLNDQKTVEDDYRIDYMKEHFIAINDAVEDGVNVFGYTMWGVIDLVSNSSNEMSKRYGIIYVDYDDYHNGTGDRFKKKSFYWFKKFKETLEL; the protein is encoded by the coding sequence GTATGACAAAGACGGGAAATCATGTAGCATACTTGAAATGATGCCGTATATGAAATTGGAACAACGAGAAGTCATGTCTTTAAATCATTCTACCTTATCAAAAAAGAATCTTGAAAAATCATTTGAAAATAAAGAAGGTTTACATTATCCAAAACGTATTGGATCAAATCACTATAACAGATATAAAGAAGATATTGATTTATTAGCAGAAGCTAAAATGGATATCTATCGTATGTCAATTTCGTGGGGAAGAATTTATCCAAACGGAGATGAAGCTAAACCGAATGAAAAAGGACTAGAATTCTATCGTAATGTTTTAACTTATTGTAAACAAAAAGGTTTAAAAGTAATGGCCACTTTAAGTCACTACGATACACCTTATACAATTGCTCAAAAACACGGTGGTTGAATGAACAAAGAAGTCATCGATATGTTTATGAAATATGCTAAAACGATGTTTACTGAATTTGGAGACTTGGTTGATTATTGATTACCATTTAATGAAATTAATATGGCTATAATTTTCCCAATGATATCAGCAACATTCCCAGAAGATTATCCTAATGTTAGTTTTGATCAATTAAGATTTCAAACCCTACACAATCAATTAGTTGCGCAAGCAAAAGTTGTCCAATTAGGACATGAAATGTTAAAGAAAAAAAACATGGGATGTATGATTGCAAACATGACTACTTATCCAATTGATTGTAATCCAGTTAACGTTATCGAATGACAAAAATTTGACCAACAAGCTCGTTATTTCTTATTTGATATGGTGGCAAAAGGTGAATATCCAACTTACATGATTAAAATGTTTGAAAAGTTAAAGGTTAAACTTCATACTACCGAAGAAGAAATGAATATTTTAAAAAATAATACAGTTGACTTCTTAACTTTTAGTTATTACATGACAGGGGTTGTAGGGGAAACAACAGCAAACAAAGTTGGTGGAAATTTACTATCAATGGGTAAAAATCCTTTCCTAAAAGCCAACGAATGAGGATGACAAATCGATCCTCAAGGTTTGAGATACACATTAAATGATTTATGAGATCGATACCACTTACCTTTATTTATTTCTGAAAATGGAATTGGTTGAGATGAAAAATTAAACGATCAAAAAACAGTTGAAGATGATTACCGAATTGATTATATGAAAGAACACTTTATTGCCATTAATGATGCAGTCGAAGATGGAGTTAACGTCTTTGGTTATACAATGTGAGGAGTTATAGACTTAGTCTCAAATAGTAGTAATGAAATGTCAAAAAGATATGGAATAATCTACGTTGACTATGATGATTATCACAACGGAACCGGAGATCGTTTCAAGAAAAAATCATTCTATTGATTCAAAAAATTTAAAGAAACATTAGAACTATAA
- a CDS encoding glycoside hydrolase family 1 protein, translated as MKFIKKDFLWGGATAAVQFEGEYDKDGKSCSVLEMMPYMKLEKRDVMALGHSTLSKKNLERSFENKEGLHYPKRIGSNHYNRYKEDIDLLAEAKIDIYRMSIAWGRIYPNGDEAKPNEKGLEFYRNVLTYCKQKGLKVMATLSHYDTPYTIAQKHGGWMNKEVIDMFMKYAKTIFTEFGDLVDYWLPFNEINMALIFPMISATFPEDYPNVSFDQLRFQTLHNQLVAQAKVVQLGHEMLKKKNMGCMIANMTTYPIDCNPVNVIEWQKFDQQARYFLFDMVAKGEYPTYMIKMFEKLKVKLHTNEEEMNILKNNPVDFLTFSYYMTGVVGETTANKVGGNLLSMGKNPFLKANEWGWQIDPQGLRYTLNDLWDRYHLPLFISENGIGWDEKLNDQKTVEDDYRIDYMKEHFIAINDAIEDGVDVFGYTMWGVIDLVSNSSNEMSKRYGIIYVDYDDYHNGTGDRFKKKSFYWFKKFKETLEL; from the coding sequence ATGAAATTTATTAAAAAAGATTTTTTATGGGGTGGAGCAACCGCTGCCGTGCAATTTGAAGGAGAGTATGACAAAGACGGGAAATCATGTAGCGTACTTGAAATGATGCCGTATATGAAATTAGAAAAACGAGATGTCATGGCTTTAGGTCATTCTACCTTATCAAAAAAGAATCTTGAAAGATCATTTGAAAATAAAGAAGGTTTGCATTATCCAAAACGTATTGGATCAAATCACTACAACAGATATAAAGAAGATATCGATTTATTAGCAGAAGCTAAAATAGACATCTATCGTATGTCAATCGCATGAGGAAGAATTTATCCAAATGGAGATGAAGCTAAACCCAATGAAAAAGGCTTAGAATTCTATCGCAATGTTTTAACTTATTGTAAACAAAAAGGTTTAAAAGTAATGGCCACTTTAAGTCACTATGATACACCTTATACAATTGCTCAAAAACATGGCGGTTGAATGAACAAAGAAGTCATTGATATGTTTATGAAATATGCTAAAACTATATTTACTGAATTTGGAGACTTGGTTGATTATTGATTACCATTTAATGAAATTAATATGGCTTTAATTTTTCCAATGATATCAGCAACGTTTCCAGAAGATTATCCTAATGTTAGTTTTGATCAATTGAGATTTCAAACCCTACACAATCAATTAGTTGCGCAAGCAAAAGTTGTCCAATTAGGACATGAAATGTTAAAGAAAAAAAACATGGGATGTATGATTGCAAACATGACTACTTATCCAATTGATTGTAATCCAGTTAACGTTATCGAATGACAAAAATTTGACCAACAAGCTCGTTATTTCTTATTTGATATGGTGGCAAAAGGTGAATATCCAACTTACATGATTAAAATGTTTGAAAAGTTAAAGGTTAAACTTCATACTAACGAAGAAGAAATGAATATTTTAAAAAATAATCCAGTTGACTTCTTAACTTTTAGTTATTACATGACAGGGGTTGTAGGGGAAACAACAGCAAACAAAGTTGGTGGTAATTTACTATCAATGGGTAAAAACCCTTTCCTAAAAGCCAACGAATGAGGATGACAAATTGATCCTCAAGGTTTAAGATATACATTAAATGATTTATGAGATCGATACCACTTACCTTTATTTATTTCTGAAAACGGAATTGGTTGAGATGAAAAATTAAACGACCAAAAAACAGTCGAGGATGATTACCGAATTGATTATATGAAAGAACACTTTATTGCCATTAATGATGCAATTGAAGATGGTGTTGATGTCTTTGGTTATACAATGTGAGGAGTTATAGACTTAGTCTCAAACAGTAGTAATGAAATGTCAAAAAGATATGGAATAATCTACGTTGACTATGATGATTATCACAATGGAACTGGGGATCGTTTCAAGAAAAAATCATTCTATTGATTCAAAAAATTTAAAGAAACATTAGAATTATAA